The window TAGGAGGATGAGGCCCCATGCCGTACCGCCTCGTGCTGTTCGACTTCGACGGCACCCTCGCCGACTCGCTCCCCGTCGCGCTGGCCGTGTTCAACGGCCTCGCTCCGCGGTTCAATCTCCGGCCGATCGTTGACCTCGACGCCGCGCGGGGCACGCCGACGCGGCAGTTGTTGAAGCAGATGGGCGTGTCGTTCTGGAAACTCCCGCGGCTCATCCGCGCGTTCCAGGAGGCGGCCGCAGACCACATGGACGCCCTCAAACTCCACACGGGCTTGGGCCCGGTTCTCGGGCAACTTCGGGCCGATGGCTACCGGTTGGGGATCTTGTCCTCGAACCGCGAAGACAACATCCGCCGGTGCCTTCGGGCGAACTCGGTCGAGTCGCACTTCGATTTCGTGGTCGGGTATCCGAAGCTGTTCGGCAAGGCCAAAGCACTCCGCCGCATCCTCCGGGCCCACCATGTGGATCGCGCGGACGTGCTATTCGTGGGTGACGAACTGCGCGACTTGGAAGCGGGACGGAAGGTCCGCGTTTCCACGGCCGCCGTGACCTGGGGATTTCATGCGGAATCGCTGCTGACGGCCGGCGGAGCCACATATCTTGTGCGCAATCCGGACGAGTTGCTGACCGTGGCCGGGAAAGGGCGGGCGGCTCTGTGAATGAAGAACTTCAGGTCTGAAAACTGACCAGTCATCGAATAGCGAACCGGCCCGCGAACGGAAATAGTATCCCGTCTGCGGACCGGTTGTTTGGTGCGTGAGACTCTTCCCTATTTGCTCGGCTTGTCATCCGATTTCGCCCCTTTGCCCGCCTTCATCCAGAACATGTTTTGCTTGGCGTGCGTCTTGAACTCGGTCGGCACGTCGCCGCCGGGCAGGTTGTAAATAATTTTCACGACGCCGTCGCGCTTCTCGATCAGGCCCGTCGCCTCGCCCTCATTCGGCACCGTACTCTTCATGTTGATGACCCACGGCGTCTTGGTCGTGTCGAGCTTGTACTTGGCGACGAAGATTTGCTTCTTGTCCTTGTCCGTCCCGATGACTTCGTCACCCGTGAACAAAATGACGGAGCCTTTAAACTTCTCGTCCAGCAGCGGTTGCCCGCTCTGCTCGCCTTTAAAAATCGTGTAAACCCCAGTCAGGCCGACCGTTGTGTCGCCTTTATCAACCGGAGGCGCGTTTTTGTCGGCAGCAGCGACGGCCCACGTGAGAACTCCCGTTCCCACCACCGCAGTCAATAGGCGGGTCAAATAGTTGGTCATGATGTGCGCTCCCTAACTTACGCGGACGGGTCGGGGAAATGCCCGACTTATCGCGAGTTACAAGGAGCAATGACCGTGCCGAATGCCTACCCACTCAATCGGCCGCACTTCGCCCGCATAAGGTGATCGATAAGCACCAGGGCCACCATCGCCTCGCCCATCGGGACGAAGCGGGGCAACAGGCAGGGGTCGTGGCGGCCCTTGACCAGAATCTCGGTCGCCTCGCCCTCGCGGGTGACAGTGCGCTGGCTGCGGGGGATGCTGCTGGTCGGCTTGATGGCTACCCGGCAGACGATCGGCTCGCCGCTGGAAATGCCGCCGAGCATGCCGCCGTGGCGGTTCGTCTCGGTGCGGATTGTGGGCGACGAGTCACCCTCGCCCGAGGTGGGCACGAACACGTCGTTGTTCTCGCTGCCGCGCATCTCCGCGCACCGGAAGCCGTTGCCGTACTCGAACGCCAGGACTGCCGGGAGCGAGAGCAGGGCCTTGCCCAGGTCGGCCTTGAGTTTGTCGAAGACGGGTTCGCCGAGGCCGGGGGGGACGCCCACCGCGACCAGTTCCGACACGCCGCCGATCGAGTCGCGGTCCATGCGGGCTTCATCGATCAGGGCGATCATCTTCGCCGCGGCGTCCGGTTCCGGACAGCGGACGTCATTCGACTCGACCTGCTCCAGCGTCACCGCGGTCGGGTCGGGGATGTCGGCGACGACGGAGCCGACCTGCTTCACGTACCCGAGGACGCGGATGCCCTCGCGGGCGAGCAGCTTTTTCGCGACGGCCCCGGCCGCGACCCGGCAGACCGTCTCCCGCGCGCTCGACCGGCCGCCGCCGCGGTAGTCGCGGAAGCCGTACTTCGCGTCGAACGTGTAGTCCGCGTGACCGGGGCGGTACTTGTCCTTGATGTCCCCGTAGTCACCACTCCGCTGGTCGCCGTTGCGGAAGACGAGGCCGATGGGCGTGCCGTCGGTCTTGCCCTCGAAGACGCCGGACCAGATTTCCGGCAGGTCGTCTTCCTTGCGCTGGGTGGTCAGCTTCGACTGCCCCGGCTTGCGCCGCCGGATGTCCGGGAGGAGGTCTTCCACCGACAGCGGGAGCCCGGCCGGGCAGCCGTCGATGATGCACAGATACCCCGGGCCGTGACTGACCCCGGCGGTGGTGACCCGGAAGAGTTTGCCGAACGTGTTACCTGCCATAGTGCGGATTATACCGGGCGACCGTGGTGTGCGACCACACGCCGCGAAAGAGGGGTGAGGTTTCTGGGGTCCGGGTGACCCGTCGAACCGAGCCGGCCGGGTGTTACGCTACAGATGCGAGAGCGAAATGGGCAAAGCGGCACGTCTGCGGGCAGCCGCTACGACTGTTGTGTCGCGAGACCAACCCATCCCGGGTCAACCGGCAGATCGCCCGGATAAAGCTCAAAGAGTTCGTTGCGAAACCGTGAGAACTCCGGATGTTCCGTAAGGAACCGATCTACGACCGTCCCCTTGTCCACGTAGTGGTCGGGGCGAATCTTGCCATCCGGTAACCCATTACGGGCCGGGTTTGGATTGAGAGAACGGACATAGCTTCTGAAATCTGCGAGGGCTTTTCCTTTGCCCTGCCACAATCCTTTCGCCTTGTTCGCCTTGAATTTGTGGACGATCTTGAGTGACCCGCGGACCCATAACCCCGCGTGTTCGACCTCGCCGGTTTCGATCGCCGGCTCCACTTCAAATACCCGCGTCTCTTCGCTGCTCGTGGTCTTCACCGCCGCCCACGTCCACACGTCGGGGAACGTGTAGATGGTTGACCCGCCGTCTTTCCCGGTGGCGATCAGGTCGATCAGGCGGTTTCCCTCGTCATAGAGGCGCACGGATAAGCTCGCGCCCGGAACCCCGCCGAGCTTCGCCTGGGCCTGGGTCGACATCGCGGTTTTCGGGGCGACCGGCTTGGTAGGCTTGGGTTTCGGCCCCCGGCCGCCCAGTTTGTAGCTCTCGATCGCGTTCGGCGGCAGCCACCACTGACCCCGGCGAAGCACCGCCGGGAGGCGCCATTCGTCGATCGCTAACCTCACCGCTTGAACACTGATCCCGAGCAGGCCAGCGGCTTCGGGCACGCCGACCGTGTATTTGGCAAACGCGGCTTCCGGGTCGATCTGTCCGACCTGTACCCGCTTTCGCTCGATCAGGTCGTTGAGTACACGATAGACCGGTCCCCTGACGGGATCCGCCAGGATTGTCGGCGTGACCATTGCCCGGCCGGGGAAATACTCGTGGTCGAGGACCGGATTGTCCGGCCCGTAGACGAGCGAAATCATGTCGTTCACCGTCACGGCCGCGTCGGAGAGCGCGGCCGAAACGCGGGTCAGGAAAGCGGCAACCGGGGTGGGAGGATCGGGGTATTCGAGTTCCCGGCCGTTGAGGAAGATGTGGGAGTGCATGATGCACCTGCGTAACTAAGAGTGAAAGCCGCTTGAGAGAGTGAGGACTTTTAACCAGTCGGTTAAAGGATTTCACTGTACCCGAGATACCGGCCGTAAATGGCCAACTGATCGTAGTGAGTTTTGGCGAAGGCCATCGCCGTGGACATTTTCAATCATGGGAACCACTCGGTTCGTTACCGCTAAGCCACCGGCGAGGCATCGAGTATCACCCGACAAAAGCAGTATAGCTACGACTCCGGCCAGGGCAAGTAAATAACTTGCCCTGGCCGGACGGCTTTGACGCGTTTGGCGGAACGTGTTACCTGCCAGAGTGCGGATTATACCGGGCGACAGTGGTGTGCGACCACGCGCCGCGAGACGGGGATTCAGGTTCCGGGGTCCGGGTGGCCCGTCGAACCAGGCCGGCCGACTGTTTACAATATCAGGCGAAGACGTGTCGCGCGATTCGCGCCGAGGGGAGTATGCGCAAAATTCTGGCTTTAGCGGTTTTGCTGGGGGCAGCCACAATCACCGTGGGACAGCAACCCGACGGCCCGCCACCGATACGGTACGCGGTCGGGACGAACGTGGAGACGTTCCCCCAAACTTCGGCGCGGGAAACCCTGGCGTCCGTCGTTCGCGCCATCGAGCGGAACAAGGCCGACTACCTGGCCGCCTACCTGCTCGATCCGGTCTTCGTCGACGCGCGGGTCGCCGACCGGGCCAAGCTGATCGAGCCGGCGGTGGATCGGGATCTGCGGGCCGTCCGCAACGCCCAGCGCCAAAAGGATGTCGAAGTTCGGCCGGAGGAGAAACTCCCGCTCGAACCCAAGCTGTTCGACATCGCCGTCCGCGAGGAGGCCAACCGCCGGGCGTTTAAACTCGTGACCAAAGACGTTCGAGAGTACCTGATCGAAAACCCGGACACGTTGAAAGACCTCAAACGCTTCCTTCGCGACGGCGTGTTCACCGACGCCGGCGAGTCAGCCTCCGTCGCCTTGAAGGACGTCAAGGACCGGCAGGTGTTTCTCAAAAAGATCGGCACCCGGTGGTTCATCGAAGACCGGCAAAAAGATGTTAAAAATTAAAAGTTAAAAATTAAAAAGTGAAGAAAAGAATGTGGCCTGGAGATGTTGCGCGAGTTAATAAGGAACTGGTAGGCGGTGAACGTCCTCATTTATGAGACAACGAAGTTCCCGTGTAACTTCGTTTTCCGCTGATTTTAGAAGGCGATTATCTGGCGATTGATTGTTTTAACTTTTAACTTTCGACGATTTAAACCGTGATCGACCTACGCAGTGATACCGTTACCAAACCGACCGCGGCCATGCGGGCCGCCATGACTGCGGCCGAGGTGGGGGACGACGTTTTCGGCGAAGACCCGACCGTCCGCCGGCTCGAAGAGCGGGTCGCGGAACACCTCGGTACCGAGGCCGCGCTGTTCGTTCCGTCCGGGACAATGGCGAACCAGATCGCCGTCCGGCTGCACTGCCGCCCCGGTGACGAACTCATCTGCGAGGAGACGAGTCACGTCGTCCTCTGGGAAGGCGGCGGGCCAGCCGCCCTGAGCGGGGTGACGTGTCGGCCGATTCGTGGCACGTCCGGCCTGTTCACCGCCCTCGACCTCCCGGCCCCGCGACCGACCGACATCCACGCCCCGCAGAC is drawn from Fimbriiglobus ruber and contains these coding sequences:
- a CDS encoding HAD-IA family hydrolase, which gives rise to MPYRLVLFDFDGTLADSLPVALAVFNGLAPRFNLRPIVDLDAARGTPTRQLLKQMGVSFWKLPRLIRAFQEAAADHMDALKLHTGLGPVLGQLRADGYRLGILSSNREDNIRRCLRANSVESHFDFVVGYPKLFGKAKALRRILRAHHVDRADVLFVGDELRDLEAGRKVRVSTAAVTWGFHAESLLTAGGATYLVRNPDELLTVAGKGRAAL
- the aroC gene encoding chorismate synthase, whose protein sequence is MAGNTFGKLFRVTTAGVSHGPGYLCIIDGCPAGLPLSVEDLLPDIRRRKPGQSKLTTQRKEDDLPEIWSGVFEGKTDGTPIGLVFRNGDQRSGDYGDIKDKYRPGHADYTFDAKYGFRDYRGGGRSSARETVCRVAAGAVAKKLLAREGIRVLGYVKQVGSVVADIPDPTAVTLEQVESNDVRCPEPDAAAKMIALIDEARMDRDSIGGVSELVAVGVPPGLGEPVFDKLKADLGKALLSLPAVLAFEYGNGFRCAEMRGSENNDVFVPTSGEGDSSPTIRTETNRHGGMLGGISSGEPIVCRVAIKPTSSIPRSQRTVTREGEATEILVKGRHDPCLLPRFVPMGEAMVALVLIDHLMRAKCGRLSG